Part of the Microthrixaceae bacterium genome is shown below.
TCGGCGGAACGCTCAACATCGACTCCGAGCCGGGCCAGGGCTCGGCCATCAACGCGACGATCCCGCTGCGACCCGGACCGGGAACAGCACCATGATCCGCATCGTGATCGTCGATGACCACCCCGTCGTGCGGGCGGGGCTGCGTACGGTTCTCGACGCAGCAGACGACATCGTGGTGATGGGTGAGGCCCACGATCACGACACCGCGGTCGTCGCGATCGCCGACCTCGAACCCGACGTCGTGGTGCTCGACGTCCATCTCGGAACCGGGCCGAGTGGACTCGACGTCCTGCGCCAGGTCCAACGATCCCAGGCCCGCCCGCGCGTGTTGGTCGTCACCGTCTTCGACAACGACATCGACATCGATGCGGCACTCGAGGGCGGTGCCGCCGGATACGTCCTCAAGGATGCGCCCGAAGTAGACCTGATCAGCGCCGTTCGGGCCGTCGCTGCCGGCCACCAGCCCCTCGATCCCCGGGTAGTTGCCAGAGTTGTAAC
Proteins encoded:
- a CDS encoding response regulator transcription factor, which translates into the protein MIRIVIVDDHPVVRAGLRTVLDAADDIVVMGEAHDHDTAVVAIADLEPDVVVLDVHLGTGPSGLDVLRQVQRSQARPRVLVVTVFDNDIDIDAALEGGAAGYVLKDAPEVDLISAVRAVAAGHQPLDPRVVARVVTRSRRNSDIPSPRELEVLAAVADGHDNATIARDLYISQATVKSHLASVFAKLGVATRTGAVAEARRRGHLR